From a region of the Nerophis lumbriciformis linkage group LG06, RoL_Nlum_v2.1, whole genome shotgun sequence genome:
- the bola3 gene encoding bolA-like protein 3: MLTMLAGKGTSFVISALRIVCRSKAVLGQPWRCLSTQTDGEVRIAKILKEKFPLASSLKVVDISGGCGAMYEVHIESSEFKDKRTIQQHQLVNQALKEEIQGMHGLRIFTDIPK; the protein is encoded by the exons ATGTTAACGATGTTGGCTGGTAAGGGAACCAGCTTTGTCATATCTGCGCTTCGGATTGTTTGCAGGAGtaag GCAGTCCTTGGGCAGCCGTGGAGGTGTCTGTCCACGCAAACCGATGGAGAAGTCCGCATCGCGAAAATACTCAAGGAGAAATTCCCTCTAGCATCATCGCTCAAAGTCGTGGATATATCGG GCGGCTGTGGGGCCATGTATGAGGTCCACATAGAGTCCAGTGAGTTCAAAGACAAGAGAACTATCCAGCAACACCAACTCGTTAATCAG GCACTGAAGGAAGAGATTCAAGGAATGCATGGACTGAGAATATTTACAGATATTCCAAAATAA